Within the bacterium genome, the region TCCCCACTCATCGTTGCCGGCACGGCGGCGGGCGCCAGGCCCGAGGCAATGAACTCGAACATGCTGTCCAGGGCCCGCCGCGGCAGGCCGGCCCGGTTCCACAGCGAGTAGCGCATCCCAATGAAGTTGCCGATGCCCATCAGGCAATACGAAAGGGCCTCGGGATCGGTGCGCCGGATCTCCCCGGCGTCCATCGCCGCGGACAGCCCCCGGACGTACCCCTCCGCGAAGCGCCGGTAGTACCAGCGGTAGACTTGGGGGTTGACGGACTCGGCCTGCAGCACTATGCGGTACAGGTTGCGGTGCGTGGCGACGAACCGAAGGAAGGTTTCAAAGCCCTTGCGCTCCACCGTCAGGCGATCCCCGGCCCCTGCCACCTCCTGCTGGATTGT harbors:
- a CDS encoding TetR/AcrR family transcriptional regulator, whose translation is MIHLPDSRRPVTHPKGERGRRTRQQLLDAAEAEFGQRGYFATSVADITRRARVALGTFYVYFPSKQAIFAELVRHLSRALRHTIQQEVAGAGDRLTVERKGFETFLRFVATHRNLYRIVLQAESVNPQVYRWYYRRFAEGYVRGLSAAMDAGEIRRTDPEALSYCLMGIGNFIGMRYSLWNRAGLPRRALDSMFEFIASGLAPAAVPATMSGDRRPSRADRQGGSPPSGAGKRSRGGGA